The Manduca sexta isolate Smith_Timp_Sample1 chromosome 15, JHU_Msex_v1.0, whole genome shotgun sequence genome includes the window AGCACAcagaaaaaaaagttattttttctgTACATAACACTCTTGTAGGGACGCATgtcaattaaatcatttttttattgcatgaaACAATAACGTGAGAACGAGCAAATAAGCCATCTGATGTTAAATTATATGCACCGCCCATACACATCCATAATTCCAAAAGAATCTTGAATGACCTTTAGGTAATGGAAATACACCTATGTGGTAAAAGCAAGATTTTATTTCTCACTGCgctctgatggtaagtgaagtgaggtccaatagaatatcgattgacAAGACATGATtgtccctcggcagtcgacacgattatgtcggcttgttagaaccgtatatacacaggctgatcccggaacacgacacagtTACACAGACTACGGATTATTATTACggattttaacactttgtgtacggtggtcgctatctgggcagttataaaatatatcttaccacaaGCAAATACACACCAATGATATTGTAAGGCAGATTACGGCGTTACCAttttaaagttacaagatttttcttatttatcCCACAGAAATATTGTGCCGGTTGGAATTGTATGCGTTTTATAAACTATATCAATGGTTGTGTAGGTACGTACACTGGTACTTCTAGATTActactacataaataataaaacgcctagtaaaaataatttgcaattaCATCACTCGGAGATATGAACGAAATAAAATGGAAGGTGGTTTAAAAATGCTTACGTATCGCGAATTAAGTAttgtataggtaggtacaacAATAcgttattatatacaataaaattataggtaaattcttatttacttatttttgcaTTGTAGCAATTTCGATGAAAATGacaacacaacaataaataactgAAAACGCAGTTGTGTGGTAATcttgtgattttttaattttaatgattgtgAAACAGCTGTATTcgatgattttttaataaaaaggtgTAGATGAGTTATAAACAATCAAACAATTGAGCTAATTAGCATATTCAGCCATAGTATTGCGGTAGCATGTATTGAGATTTGTCGCCTAACGAATATCCCATAAAATGTCCCATACGATACTACGTGCTCTTTACTTTCATGTTTCATGTTTTctgtttgttaaaataataataagttatctaTGTGTGCAATAATGCGCCATTTTTGAAAGACGAGTGCAATATAGTTGCCATACaccgttttattaaaatatcattggctttatcaaacaaaacgttgtgaataaattaaacaatattgaaattattcacATTCTATTATGGCATCGCATGTTGATAatgtttaagtaatatttaaacaatgaaatataatcgagtattgtgttttttattaccAGTGAGTTCACAGTAAACATTTCAATTGACATTCTTGCACGAAAAATTACATGAGCTTTGGTTATTTTGGCCAGTTTCCTTCAATTAAAGTCAGTATTATTTGTAAACCACTCTAGAGTTAAGGCGTTAACAgttaaatatgtacatatttcaTCTAGGTTTCTCCGGCAATTATAATCGTATTTATAGTATCTCACAAAGCGACATTTATACATATAGGGATAATTATacatctataaattatataacattctTAATTCTTATATACCACAGTTCCCTATTTATATGTGAATAAACAGTTATAAAATTCAGAAGATAAatcctatataattataaatcgtTTGTCGAAGAACTGACAGTAATGGactaaacgagttcttgagtggagaccccATATTGGGAAGCGAAGTGTAGGAGACCTTAGAGCTAGGTGGAGTGATGATTTGCGTATGGTCTCGGGCAGAAATTGGATGCGACAAGGCGAAGACAGGGAAAAATGGCGATTATAGGCGAATACTTATGTTGGGCAACGGTCTGCTAAAAGCCGATGATTATGATAAATCGTTAGTGACCGAAACGATACTAGAATTATAATCTCCTTACGTATGTAAACGTAATCACTGACTCTTATCCACGATCGATTGTTTAAAATTCAGATTAACATCTTTGTACGTGCAGTTTCCTCAAAGCCGAACAGCGAAGCACACGTACTTTTATTGATGAATCAGAGAGTATAAGGATAATCTatggatatttttttcgtacctttattggtatttatttacttacaattaaCGATGGAACGAAATCAATCACAACACGAAGTGCAAGTGAATACTTTCGAAAAGGCCCATCGGTATTATTATTCGCTGGGCGTTTTCAATACGATTTTTGTAGCCATCAAGGTCCGCGTCCTTACTTATGGTACCATTAGGTATTCCGCGACACCCGCATCGTTGCCTCACCACGATGCAAAATTTGTTACACCTATATAAAAGACAAGGCTCCATTTTCTAGCGACcgcattataaatttaaaaccggTCAAGCAAAGGGACCTCCAACATGCTCCTGCcggtaatatataattttatattttttgttatcattAAGTCCCTACTTATGTGATATTAGGAGATTGACTAtaattacgtatattttatttacaggtaCTAATAGTGTCCACGTTGTGTGGCATTGCTCAAAGTTCTGGAATCGGCCATGTCGGCGTAGCACCAGCGGAGCTGGCGGCAGTCGGATTGGCGCCTGCCGGCTTGTCCCCAGTCGCCGTGGCTCCACCAGGCGTAGCCCCGGTTGTAACCGCAGCGAGTTCGCAGTACTTCGAAAGGACTTACAACCGTTTAGTGGCAGCTCCACCAATACCACTGGCGCCATCTGTACCGCTCGCACCGCCTGTACAAGTTGCCCCGGCTTTGCCAGTTGCTCCGGTAATTCCAGTAGCACCACGGCCGCAGCCTGTGTTCGTGCCTGTTGCCAACAATGTGCCTGTACCTGGGGTTTCTCCGCAACCAGTGACGGAATCTCCGTCGGATCCCAACGTTGCTATAGCTGTAGCCACTGCGCATGCTGCAGCACCCGTAGCGACAATCTTATTGCCTCCCTACCCATTTGGACTGCCTCCAGGCTTCGCATTTGTTCCGCCACAGCCCAATAACGTACCAGCGGAGAGGCCAATAGAATCTACTACTCCGACAACTACTCGACAGACAGAAGCGACCACAACTGAGAGGGAACCAGATACAACGCCTGTGCCATCGAACAGTGACAACAGTTTCGTACAAGCTCT containing:
- the LOC115450648 gene encoding vegetative cell wall protein gp1, with translation MLLPVLIVSTLCGIAQSSGIGHVGVAPAELAAVGLAPAGLSPVAVAPPGVAPVVTAASSQYFERTYNRLVAAPPIPLAPSVPLAPPVQVAPALPVAPVIPVAPRPQPVFVPVANNVPVPGVSPQPVTESPSDPNVAIAVATAHAAAPVATILLPPYPFGLPPGFAFVPPQPNNVPAERPIESTTPTTTRQTEATTTEREPDTTPVPSNSDNSFVQALPSNQDINFKLYGPPRPQHWSQQQPLPLPDSAPSAPRPQQLPLPLPAQRPQQWPQQQPLPSAQPRPQQQPWPQKRPQAQPWLQSQPHPHVHFHAIKPQKLKTLVEVVKAPLAYIAPPPLVTHEPHRHIKIIKHVYGFVPESSAKIIIRPVSTKIRAVRVPAHLPYKGQISARNVRTPVNRITEPTTFSPFNKPNTKPPRV